Proteins co-encoded in one Novosphingobium sp. PP1Y genomic window:
- a CDS encoding MFS transporter translates to MIESQKPRLSLIRIVEMNLGFFGLQFSFGLQQANMGPIYGYLGANEATMPLLWLAGPVTGLVIQPIVGAMSDRTHSRLGRRTPYFLVGAILCSACLFLMPFSSALWMAASLLWLLDAGNNITMEPYRAYVADRLASEQHSVGFLTQSAFTGLAQTLSYLAPSLLAAVIDRNLLDPNGIPVIVRMAFLIGAVLSISTILWSILRVRELPLSPAERAKLDASPLTAGATLREIGDAIREMPAPMRQLALAMLCQWYAMFTYWQFIVFAVARALYGTHDASSAGFRDATLTAQQAGAFYNGIAFVAALALIPLVRRFGARAVHVVCLSASGAAMLAIPGVDSTAFLFAAMIGIGLGWAGMMGNTYVMLAGSIPPERTGIYMGIFNMFIVIPMLIESLTMPLLYGPLLGSDPRNTLYLSGGLMLLGAIATLRIRLPRSGEAAGATSQEHGGG, encoded by the coding sequence ATGATTGAATCGCAGAAACCAAGGCTCTCCCTGATTCGGATCGTCGAGATGAATCTGGGCTTTTTCGGCCTGCAGTTCAGCTTCGGGCTGCAGCAGGCGAACATGGGGCCGATATACGGCTATCTTGGCGCAAACGAAGCAACGATGCCACTGTTATGGCTTGCAGGCCCGGTCACCGGCCTGGTCATCCAGCCGATCGTCGGCGCCATGAGCGACCGCACGCATTCGCGCCTGGGCCGCCGGACGCCTTACTTCCTGGTTGGGGCCATCCTCTGTTCGGCCTGCCTGTTCCTGATGCCCTTTTCCTCGGCCCTGTGGATGGCGGCCTCGCTGCTATGGCTCCTCGATGCGGGCAATAACATCACCATGGAACCCTACCGCGCTTATGTCGCGGATCGTCTTGCGAGCGAGCAGCACTCGGTCGGATTCCTGACGCAGAGCGCTTTCACCGGCCTTGCCCAGACGCTGTCCTACCTTGCCCCGTCGCTCCTCGCCGCAGTGATCGACCGCAACCTCCTCGATCCCAATGGTATTCCCGTCATCGTGCGGATGGCCTTCCTGATCGGTGCGGTCCTCTCGATCTCGACCATCCTGTGGTCGATCCTGAGGGTGCGCGAACTGCCGCTCAGCCCCGCGGAGCGCGCCAAGCTCGACGCAAGTCCCCTGACGGCAGGCGCCACATTGCGCGAAATCGGCGATGCCATCCGCGAGATGCCGGCCCCGATGCGTCAGCTCGCGCTTGCCATGCTGTGCCAGTGGTATGCGATGTTCACCTACTGGCAGTTCATCGTTTTTGCCGTCGCACGCGCGCTTTACGGGACCCATGATGCCTCGTCGGCAGGATTTCGCGATGCCACGCTGACGGCGCAGCAGGCCGGTGCCTTCTACAATGGCATTGCCTTCGTTGCCGCGCTTGCTCTCATCCCGCTGGTTCGTCGATTTGGCGCCCGCGCGGTGCACGTCGTTTGCCTGAGCGCCTCGGGGGCCGCGATGCTGGCCATCCCCGGTGTCGATAGCACCGCGTTCCTATTCGCCGCGATGATCGGCATCGGGTTGGGCTGGGCAGGCATGATGGGCAACACCTATGTCATGCTGGCAGGTTCGATCCCGCCCGAGCGCACGGGCATCTACATGGGCATATTCAACATGTTCATCGTGATTCCCATGCTGATCGAGAGCCTCACCATGCCGCTGCTCTACGGCCCGCTCCTGGGCAGCGACCCGCGCAATACGCTTTATCTTTCCGGCGGGCTGATGCTGTTGGGGGCAATCGCGACGCTGCGCATCCGCCTGCCGCGTTCCGGCGAGGCGGCGGGCGCCACTTCTCAAGAGCATGGCGGGGGATGA
- a CDS encoding LacI family DNA-binding transcriptional regulator — protein sequence MSPGSTPDVDPDPKEGAETAKVKTLADLGKIAGVTAGTVSRALAGSELVNKRTRERILALAHEHGFQLNQIASKLRSKRTGMIGVVIPLGHERNQHISDPFFMTLLGHLADEITERGYSIVLERAIPEEKPDWLDRICGSGMVDGVILIGQSDQFETIERVAEAYGPLVAWGSHREGQLHCAVGTDNRAGGEIAARRLLAGGATRLAFLGETTGVEIAERFAGVKDVADQVGVSLVHLPCHMSFELMTGELESLMARRGADFDGIIAASDLIAMTALKVLYGQGRRVPADVQVIGYDDLPLAGQTMPPLTTIHQDISGGAREIVQRLQSAIAGKDSASLVMAPRLIERETTRRPA from the coding sequence ATGAGCCCAGGTAGCACACCAGATGTAGATCCGGACCCGAAAGAAGGCGCCGAAACCGCGAAGGTGAAGACGCTGGCGGATCTCGGCAAGATCGCCGGGGTGACGGCGGGGACCGTTTCGCGAGCGCTGGCGGGCTCGGAGCTTGTCAACAAGCGTACGCGCGAGCGCATCCTCGCACTGGCCCACGAGCACGGATTCCAGCTCAACCAGATCGCCAGCAAGCTGCGATCGAAGCGCACGGGAATGATCGGGGTCGTCATTCCGCTGGGACACGAACGCAACCAGCACATTTCCGATCCGTTCTTCATGACCCTGCTTGGCCATCTTGCCGACGAGATCACCGAGCGTGGCTACAGCATCGTACTTGAGCGCGCGATACCGGAGGAGAAGCCCGACTGGCTGGATCGCATCTGCGGTTCGGGCATGGTCGATGGCGTCATCCTGATCGGCCAGTCCGACCAGTTCGAGACGATCGAGCGGGTTGCCGAGGCTTATGGTCCGCTGGTTGCATGGGGGAGTCACCGTGAGGGGCAACTTCACTGCGCAGTCGGCACCGACAACCGCGCAGGCGGAGAGATCGCAGCACGGCGACTGCTGGCAGGCGGGGCGACGCGCCTAGCATTCCTGGGCGAGACGACCGGCGTCGAAATCGCCGAGCGCTTCGCGGGCGTGAAGGACGTGGCGGATCAGGTCGGGGTCTCGCTGGTCCACTTGCCGTGCCACATGTCGTTCGAACTCATGACCGGCGAACTGGAAAGTCTGATGGCCCGACGGGGCGCGGACTTCGACGGCATCATTGCAGCGTCGGACCTCATCGCCATGACCGCCCTCAAGGTCCTTTACGGTCAGGGCAGGCGGGTCCCAGCCGACGTACAGGTGATAGGCTACGACGACCTGCCGCTGGCCGGGCAGACAATGCCCCCCCTGACCACGATCCATCAGGACATTTCCGGCGGCGCAAGGGAGATCGTCCAGCGCTTGCAGTCAGCCATTGCCGGCAAGGATAGCGCCTCGCTGGTCATGGCTCCCCGATTGATCGAACGCGAGACAACCCGCCGGCCCGCTTGA